One Campylobacter showae CSUNSWCD DNA window includes the following coding sequences:
- a CDS encoding amino acid ABC transporter permease, with amino-acid sequence MDGVSILFDPLVLKRLIFEGLWMSVQISAISIAISLVLGTFLGVAMSSKNKFIFFVLKICLEIVRIMPQIVWLFLFYYGASKAFGLDISKFNASLIVFSLWGVFEMMDIVRGAIVSIPRHQFESAAALALSKTQIYLYVVIPLATRRLVPAGVNLLSRIIKTTPIVALIGVPDLLKVGQQTIEAASLTANPTVPFWIYGFIFLLYFLVCYPISKLSKILENRWA; translated from the coding sequence GACGGAGTTAGTATTTTATTCGACCCGCTAGTCTTAAAGCGGCTGATTTTCGAGGGGCTGTGGATGAGCGTGCAGATTTCGGCCATCTCGATCGCCATCTCTCTTGTTTTGGGCACGTTTTTGGGCGTGGCTATGAGCTCGAAAAACAAATTTATCTTTTTCGTGCTCAAAATTTGTCTCGAAATCGTACGTATAATGCCTCAAATCGTCTGGCTATTTTTGTTTTACTACGGTGCAAGCAAGGCGTTTGGGCTTGATATCTCTAAATTTAACGCCTCGCTCATCGTATTTAGCTTGTGGGGCGTGTTTGAGATGATGGATATCGTGCGCGGCGCGATCGTCTCGATACCGCGGCATCAGTTTGAAAGCGCGGCGGCTCTGGCGCTTAGCAAGACTCAAATTTATCTTTACGTTGTGATCCCGCTAGCCACGCGCCGTCTAGTGCCTGCCGGCGTAAATTTACTAAGCCGTATCATCAAAACCACCCCGATCGTCGCTCTCATAGGCGTACCCGACCTGCTAAAAGTCGGACAGCAAACGATCGAAGCCGCAAGCTTAACGGCAAACCCGACCGTGCCGTTTTGGATATACGGCTTTATATTTTTATTATATTTTCTCGTCTGCTATCCTATCTCAAAACTATCCAAGATACTTGAAAACAGATGGGCATAA
- a CDS encoding amino acid ABC transporter ATP-binding protein yields MSEILKLSNLSKSYGDLQVLKGIDLSVKNGEVVVILGPSGCGKSTTLRCINGLEPFDGGQIEIAGEKIDKDYKDWIKIRQKVGMVFQNYELFDHMNVIENIVLGPVKAQKRSREEVEKEAEAWLEKVGLKHKKYAYPKELSGGQKQRIAIVRALCMRPEIMLFDEITASLDPEIVREVLDVVINLAKEGMTMLIVTHEMGFARSVANRIVFMDEGKIVEESEPEAFFTHPKSERAKKFLNLFSF; encoded by the coding sequence ATGAGCGAAATTTTAAAACTCTCAAATTTAAGCAAATCTTACGGCGACTTGCAGGTGCTAAAAGGCATCGACCTTAGCGTAAAAAACGGCGAAGTAGTCGTGATCCTAGGACCGTCAGGATGCGGCAAAAGCACGACCCTGCGCTGCATAAACGGCCTTGAGCCCTTTGACGGCGGACAGATAGAGATAGCTGGCGAAAAGATCGACAAAGACTACAAAGACTGGATAAAAATCCGCCAAAAAGTGGGCATGGTTTTTCAAAACTACGAGCTGTTTGACCATATGAACGTCATCGAAAACATCGTGCTAGGCCCGGTAAAAGCGCAAAAAAGAAGCCGCGAAGAGGTCGAAAAAGAAGCCGAAGCATGGCTAGAAAAAGTTGGCCTAAAACATAAAAAATACGCCTATCCAAAGGAGCTTAGCGGCGGACAAAAGCAGCGTATCGCCATCGTGCGAGCGCTTTGCATGAGGCCAGAGATCATGCTCTTTGACGAGATAACAGCCTCGCTAGACCCCGAGATCGTGCGCGAGGTGCTAGACGTCGTCATAAACCTCGCAAAAGAGGGCATGACGATGCTAATCGTAACGCACGAGATGGGCTTTGCGCGCTCGGTGGCAAATCGCATCGTTTTCATGGATGAGGGCAAGATCGTCGAGGAGAGCGAACCGGAGGCGTTTTTCACGCATCCAAAAAGCGAACGCGCGAAGAAATTTTTAAATTTATTTTCGTTCTAA